Proteins from one Nyctibius grandis isolate bNycGra1 chromosome 2, bNycGra1.pri, whole genome shotgun sequence genomic window:
- the LOC137660458 gene encoding LOW QUALITY PROTEIN: complement C1q and tumor necrosis factor-related protein 9A-like (The sequence of the model RefSeq protein was modified relative to this genomic sequence to represent the inferred CDS: inserted 1 base in 1 codon; deleted 4 bases in 2 codons) has protein sequence MKSWIILLAIVVSTAETQKQDVCTQGYPGXPGNPGHNGTPGRDGTMVLKGDKGDTGEAGLPGSPGKDGANGEKGEQGANGTVEEKGNKGDKGERGRPGKLGPKGIIGSVGYKGQKGELGLQGQKGLKGDIGPIGPKGTKGEIGHPGRVGFPGPIGPTGNPGPKGNTGDLGPQGNPGVQGERGLKGDRGDKGNVGAPAVLPRSAFSVGLTIATKFPPPNRPIKFDKVLYNSLNDYNTATGKFTCKYPGVYYFTYHITVYSRNVRVALVKNGIKMLHTVDRYQSGEDQASGAAILELQGGDEVWLQAHQGETFNGLFADADDDTTFSGFLLFGTSDPLEPLPSPAT, from the exons ATGAAAAGCTGGATTATACTGCTGGCTATTGTAGTCAGCACAGCAGAA ACACAAAAACAGGACGTCTGTACCCAAGGGTATCCTG ATCCCGGCAATCCTGGGCACAATGGCACACCTGGTCGTGATGGGACG ATGGTTTTAAAAGGCGACAAGGGAGATACAG GTGAAGCAGGACTTCCTGGCAGTCCAGGAAAAGATGGTGCAAATGGAGAGAAAGGTGAacaag gaGCCAATGGAACTGTTGAAGAGAAGGGGAACAAAGGAgataaaggagaaagaggacGACCTGGGAAACTGGGACCAAAAGGAATTATAGGGTCAGTGGGTTACAAAGGTCAGAaaggagagctgggactgcaAGGCCAAAAGGGGTTAAAAGGAGACATTGGGCCTATAGGTCCCAAGGGGACAAAGGGTGAAATTGGCCATCCTGGAAGAGTTGGTTTCCCAGGGCCAATTGGCCCAACTGGTAATCCTGGTCCTAAAGGTAATACTGGAGATCTGGGGCCACAGGGTAATCCAGGAGTTCAGGGGGAAAGAGGCTTGAAAGGAGACAGAGGAGATAAGGGGAATGTAGGTGCCCCAGCAGTTCTGCCAAGGAGCGCTTTCAGTGTCGGCCTTACGATTGCCACCAAGTTTCCGCCCCCGAATCGCCCGATCAAGTTCGACAAGGTGCTGTATAATAGTCTAAATGACTACAACACAGCTACTGGCAAATTCACCTGCAAATACCCTGGTGTTTACTACTTCACCTACCACATCACTGTCTACTCAAGGAACGTCCGAGTAGCTCTAGTTAAAAACGGCATCAAGATGCTGCACACGGTGGACAGGTACCAGAGTGGAGAGGACCAGGCCTCGGGAGCCGCCATCCTcgagctgcagggaggagacgAGGTATGGCTGCAGGCTCACCAAGGAGAGACTTTCAATGGGCTGTTTGCAGACGCTGATGATGATACCACCTTCTCTGGGTTCCTCTTGTTTGGCACCTCTGACCCACTGGAGCCTCTGCCGTCGCCCGCCACATAA